CGCTGCGGGCGGAGCTGTTCTTGGTATCGACGTCGGCAACGACGACGACCCCGTGGCACCAGTGGCGGCTGACCAGCGTCGATTCGCGTCAGCGCGCAAGCCAAAACCTCGGCGGCCGCACCGGTGATCCCGGCGTCCTTGAGCGGGGGAAGATACTCCTGCGGATTGTTGCCCGCCGTCTCCACTATCTTGACTCCACCGTCGATGATGGCCTGCACGTAGCCGGGATAGTCGGGCGACTGGACGATGGGCAGAAAGGTAATGTTCACGCCGAAGGGCTTGTCGGTCATGTCGTGGCAACGGGCGATCTCGTTGGCCAGGTCAGCCGGGGTCTTCTGCGTCAGGCCGGTGATTATGCCCAGCCCGCCGGCATTAGACACCGCCGCGGCCAGCTCGGCAAAGCCCACGTAGTGCATGCCGCCCTGTATGATCGGATGTTCGATGCCAAAAAGTTCAGTGATTTTGGTTTTCATGTATTGCTCCCCTGTAGATTGAGCCCGCGCCTGTCGTACTCAACCGAGCCGACTCGATCACGGCGAGACCGGCGACAGTTAATCCAAAACCCGGACCTTGTCGAGCGAAACGCCGTTACCGGCCGTGCCCCGCCCCGCGTAGCCTTAGATGCGCGCGTGCGTCACAGTGCAGCGCTGGAGATAAAAAACGATGCTCAAACTTCATTTCGCCCCCAACTCTCGCGCCGTGCGCATACTGTGGCTGCTCGAGGAACTCGAGCTTCCCTACGAGCTCAACAAGATGGAGTTTCATCCGAAGGACCTCAAGTCCGACGAACACCGCGCCCGCCATCCGCTCGGGCGCATCCCGGTGCTCGACGACGGAGACATCACCCTCTGGGAGAGCGGCGCGATCACGGAGTACATCCTCGAGCGTCATAAAAACGGCGGGCTGAAGCCTGCTGTCGACGCGCCGGAGTACCCGGCCTACCTGCAGTGGTTTCACTACTGCGAGGGCATGGTCATGCCGCCGGTCAATACCATCGTGGTGCACACGCTGCTGCTGCCGCCCGACCGCCGCGATGAAACCGTGCTCGGGCAAGCCCGAAGGCTGCTCTCCAAGGCGCTGGCCCCGGTCGACGCGACCCTGGCCGACAAGGACTACCTGGTCGGCAATTTTTCGGCTGCCGACACGATGCTCGGACACTCGGCCGTGATGAGCAACCGCCTTGGCTGCGTGCCCGACGAAATGGAGAACCTCAAGGCTTACTGCGCGCGCCTGGAAGCGCGGCCGGCATTCGAAAAAGCCGACGGGCTCAAGTAGCCTCTCCCCGACTGCCACTGGCGCGGAGGCATGAACTGATGGCACTCAACGGACTGCTCGACATCGAACTCGGTGTTCCCAACCCGGACGAACTCATGGAGTTCTGGCAACGGCGAGGAATGCTCCGGACCGACGACGGTGTGCTGGGCACGGCTGATCGCTCCGTTCAACTGCGGGTGACCGAGGCGGGATACCGGCACATGTCCGAGCTGCACATGAGCTGCGCGGCCGAGAAGGACCTGGCCGACATCGCGGCACGAATCGGCCAGATGGGCGTCGATTCGGTGATCGCCGACACGCGCCTGACCTGCGTTGATCCAGTATTCCAGCATCGAGTCGTGATCGACGTGACCGCACCGCACCCGCTCACAGCAACACAACGTCGAGCGTGGAACCATCCCGGCGAACAAGCGCGCACCGACGCGCGGGCCGATGCCGTGACCGAGGAGACCCCGCGACCACCACGTCGCCTTGGGCACTTCGTGCTCGGCACACCTCACTACGAGAAGGCCACGGCCTTTTTCATCGACGGGCTCGGCTTCAAGGTCTCGGACCAGGTTCTGAACGGATTCGCCACGTTCGGACGGATCGAGCAGGACCATCACAACCTACTGATCCAGCCCGGCCCCACGTCCTACATCAACCACTACGCGCTAGAGATGGACGACATAGACGCCGTTGGCAAGGCCGGCCAGGCCGTGCTTGGCGAGCGTGACGACGCCAACGTAGTCGGCGTTGGTCGCCACTTCCTGGGTTCGAACGTGTTCTGGTATCTCACCGATCCATCGGGGACGATGTTCGAACTCTTCTCCGACATCGACCAGATCATCGACGACGAAGCCTGGGAACGCGATCACTGCCGACGCGACTGGAATGGCGCTGACGGGCCGGCACCGATCGCTATCTGGGGCCCGCAGGAGCCCGAGGTATTCTTCAACCCGGCCGACCTGCCCGAAATCGGCGCTGCCCGTGAAGCGCTGGGACTGGACTGAATACGACATGGATCTTGGACTCAGCGGACGCTCCGCCATCCTCATGGCGTCGAGCCGTGGACTCGGGCGCGCGTGTGCCGAAAGCGTGGCCAGGGAGGGTGTTGACGTGGTGATAAACGGCCGCACCGCGGCTGACGTTCACCGGGCCTGTGACGACCTCGGTGGAGCGTATGGAATTACCGCGACCCCGGTTGTCGGCGACGCCACGACGACCGCCGTTCACGATGCACTGCTCGAGGCCTGCCCGGAACCCGACATCGTTTTGCTCAACAGCGAGGGCCCGCCGCCAACGGCCTTCGGTGACGTTGATGCCGCGTCGTGGAACGACGCGCTGCAACACACCATGGTGTCGCCACTACTGTTCGTTCAGCGGGTGATCGACGGGATGCAGAAGAGACAGTTCGGCAGGATCGTTGCGATCTCTTCGGCCATGGTTAAATCACCCAACCCCCTGATGAGCCTGTCGCACGGTCCTCGATTGGGACTCACCGGCGTGCTCAAGGGTTTGTCGAAGACGGCCGTCGCGCACAACGTGACCATCAACACCATTCTGCCTGAGCGCTTCGACACGGGCCGGCAGGAACAGATGGCCCGACTCGTGATGCAGTTTCGTGGCGTCACCTACGAGGAGGCAAGGGCCGAGCAGCTAGCCAGCATCAACGCCGGCCGGCTGGGAAGGCCAGAGGAGTTCGGTGATACCTTTGCCTTCGTGTGCTCGGCCCAGGCTGGCTTCATGAGTGGCCAGGCGATCCAACTCGACGGCGGTAGCTACGACGGGCTCTTCTGATGAGCGAGTCAGTCGACGTCGTCGTTGTC
The Candidatus Binatota bacterium DNA segment above includes these coding regions:
- a CDS encoding glutathione S-transferase family protein, with translation MLKLHFAPNSRAVRILWLLEELELPYELNKMEFHPKDLKSDEHRARHPLGRIPVLDDGDITLWESGAITEYILERHKNGGLKPAVDAPEYPAYLQWFHYCEGMVMPPVNTIVVHTLLLPPDRRDETVLGQARRLLSKALAPVDATLADKDYLVGNFSAADTMLGHSAVMSNRLGCVPDEMENLKAYCARLEARPAFEKADGLK
- a CDS encoding dioxygenase, which gives rise to MALNGLLDIELGVPNPDELMEFWQRRGMLRTDDGVLGTADRSVQLRVTEAGYRHMSELHMSCAAEKDLADIAARIGQMGVDSVIADTRLTCVDPVFQHRVVIDVTAPHPLTATQRRAWNHPGEQARTDARADAVTEETPRPPRRLGHFVLGTPHYEKATAFFIDGLGFKVSDQVLNGFATFGRIEQDHHNLLIQPGPTSYINHYALEMDDIDAVGKAGQAVLGERDDANVVGVGRHFLGSNVFWYLTDPSGTMFELFSDIDQIIDDEAWERDHCRRDWNGADGPAPIAIWGPQEPEVFFNPADLPEIGAAREALGLD
- a CDS encoding SDR family oxidoreductase, translated to MDLGLSGRSAILMASSRGLGRACAESVAREGVDVVINGRTAADVHRACDDLGGAYGITATPVVGDATTTAVHDALLEACPEPDIVLLNSEGPPPTAFGDVDAASWNDALQHTMVSPLLFVQRVIDGMQKRQFGRIVAISSAMVKSPNPLMSLSHGPRLGLTGVLKGLSKTAVAHNVTINTILPERFDTGRQEQMARLVMQFRGVTYEEARAEQLASINAGRLGRPEEFGDTFAFVCSAQAGFMSGQAIQLDGGSYDGLF